The stretch of DNA ACTTGCAAAATCATGACTTTTTCTCAGATCAGATACCTTGGTTTGTCATGCTGTGTTCGTATTAGCTTTATTTTCTCATAGTAGATGGTGCTCATTTTCCCCCAGCAAGCATCACAGTCTTTACAGGTCATATCCAGCCCTGCGTCACAGTCACACATAGTGTAATGGAAACCGCTTAAAATTCAGGCTGCCAGATAACACAGATTGACAACATCCACACAGTGATGATGCAAATCTGCAGCACTTTACTCCTGGTAgccttaccccccccccccccgtccacTGTACAAGCCCTTCATACTCTTCCCTTAAGCGACACTGTGTTGGCATCTGATGTACACTCTTTGTGACATTTGTCCTGCTGAATAGTGCTCCGTCTTTTACATGTTATACCCATTCCCATGGATGATGAGGATTATAGTCAAATATTCAGCACACTTCTCAATTCTCACATTCAGAGCCAATTCTCTAGTCTTGTTTTAAGTCTTCTCTTGTTAAAAACAAGCACATCCACAACCCCTTTTGTCAACATAAAAAGGCTTTTTATGCTCTGGGCTGTGTGAAAGTGCATTTGTGTATTAGAGGGGTGGTGGCTGTGTTTGATGCAGTAGGTCAGGCTGCACTAACTTTGCCTTATGCAGGGGGATGTGCTGCCGCGACTGCTTTTAATCCGAAAGAGCATTTGAGTGGGACACCAGATTGTTTATGCCATCCCTTGAAAAAGAGCTGGcacaagcatgtgtgtgtgtgtgtctttgtgtttggtgGAGAGGCGCAGCTTACAATCCATCTGTCCCCGTTTCCCCACAATGCAACATGGTGGCAGACTCGACAGCGAGGGGAGGCTGGGACAGACATGAGTCCTTGTACTGgtttaattaaaacacatcatttgAACCTTTTTTGGCACAGATGATAACAAGCCGATCCCAACACACAACTCtacagaggagaaagaaaacacaccagGCAATTAAAGACTTTACTCATCACCTAATTATTCACTAGAGCCTTTTTTGGATCTGTCTCGTGCTTGTGTCTGTGAGGCCTTTCACTACAGGCAGATCTTTATTCACTGAGTGCCAGAGTTGCGGTGAGTGGAAAATCGTGGACTGAATGAGACACATATAAAACTGATTCCTGCAGAAAGAGTCCTCTCTTGCTCATTAGGGCATATTTTTACTGCAATATGACACCTGGttgaaggagagaggggaagagtcatattaatgatcaatttgtgattgttttattaacttcttatttctttctcattcttggaaaaaaaagacaatatctTTAAAAACGAAAAATTTGTATAATAAACAATGAATACCAATGTGCGATGACatttaatgagacacacagCTGCGTTATACCAATTCTGACCAAAGATGCAAACATTTGAAGAGTTTCTTGATAAAAAGCTTTTTCAAGTGTTTTCTTGAAGCTCCTCTGTCATTGTTCTTTTATCATCCCACACGCTTTGCTCTAAACatatcaaaacacacactgctttgCTGTATTGCTTAGTTGTACTCCTCCACAGATGATCAATTATAAACagcttaaaacacacacacgcacacgcacacacaaacagagcttgGTTAATTTATGCTGTTCAGACTGTGTTCCTGCATATATCTGAAAGCAGACATGATATGATGAATCACAAGTATTTCGCAATCTGACAAATTTACATGTCATTTTTATCCAAATGTATGGTGGAAAAACAGCAGATTGaccacatacataaataaaataacttgcatttgaacatttttgccTTTGGTTATCAAGATACCAACATAAACATATGGTACACTGGGTAAAGCGCTAAAAAATAGTTTAACTTTGGTTTATACATAATACAAGAAAGCCTGAAAATCCAGACCTCTCTTTCAAAAAGCAATCTAACAAACAGAACAGTCTTAATATCAGCTTCAGCTTAGATGTTTAATGGTGCAACACTCAAAAGGttcaaataatgaattcatttagttaaaaacacataaatccaTGACAATTTTAGTGGATATAGTTCTGGGGACTGCTTCATGCTTCAGTGGCCTGAATGTTGCACCTTTAAAGAAGAATGCTTAGACTGCACTTAATGTCTGGTTGATAAAACAGGCTGTTAGTGAGAGAATGTCGGGATTCTGTCATGTTGGAGTGCTTTGAGGCTGAAagaggttgtaaaaaaaaaatgaagggatTACAATTTATCTTATGAGTGACTTGAACGGGGCAGCTAGCTGACATAATCTTGTACCAGTTTTGTTAGCATATGATCACAATATTGTGACAGGGACAAGATGGCAAATGCAGCAAGAGGGATCATAGATAATGATAAGTGATACATCCCCCAAAATATTCAGCACAAAATATCAGTAATCCACAACAGCAATACCACATTTGAGAcagatttacaaaaaaaaaaaaaaaaatcacaccagCAGCTGTAAGAAGTACTGCATCACACTTACTGTGTAGCAAAATCCATAGTGTTACCAAGTGTTATCAAGAAGTTATTTTCAAAAGGAGTACAAATACCATTACATGAGACTTGTATGCATGTAGAGATAATTATTATAGGCAGTTGTTGTAAAGACAGTAAACCAGCGAGGGGAACAGACTTGGAAAGGGATATTCTTTCCTGACACACAGCCTATTTCAATTTTCACCTATAGCAGAGTAACAGTGGAATAGCATTGTCATCATGTTGGATAATATGTAAGAACAACATCTTACTGTGCTCTTTCCTAATGCTGTTCAAACTGTAAAACAAGTGTAGAATCATAATGctgtattatataaaaacatatgttCCTGTGCTTGTCTGTAGAAGCAGATCAATTGTAATTCTTTATTGTTAACAatcataaaatatgtaattacaaAGTCAAGTTTTCAGGGGCATGTTTGTCAAGTTTAAACTGACAAACTTGCCCTTAAACAAAGACTACAAATGAGGAAGATGTCTGCCAGACAGattcaaagaaataaaagacagaaagagataaaaacaggCTGGAAAACCAAAGCCTGTTTAATTTTAGTGTTGTTGTTCCAGACAGCGAGGGAAATAGGAGCTTCCCTGACAGCTGTGACCTACTGGTGCGAGACATAAACAAGACGAACAAGAGTAAAACAAAAGAGACAGGGCTAACAGACTCTCAGACAATCTAAATGTTTGCTCCTTGTTTAATGCAGCCAATGCCGCTCCATCACTGCGGCACAGACTGAAGACAGTATGGAAACTCAGTTCAAACTAGAAATAAAAACCTACATGAGTAACGGATCATCAAACACAAGGTTTGGTCCGCACCTCAGTTTCAGGGTCATAACTTGGTTCATGACTTGGTTAAAaatcaaagataaaaaaaagccCTCACATCAGATGTTTCAGAAATCTTAAAAAGGAGAAATCTCAAAGGATTGGAGGTTTAGTTAAATGCatacaaaacaaagaaagacacaagTGTGGAGCACACTGACCCTAATGTCTTACAGGGTTACCTGAGCAAAATGTTCGAGAACGAAATCAATGACAGAAAATTTAAAGTCATCTCTGTGTATGTATAATTTTCATTTGTCACCAGTTTTATCCATTCGTTTTACATAGACGTGGGAAACCATTCTCAATATAATGCAGTCCAATACACAACTACCACTTACTAGAAAATTATCATATAGTTGATTTATTGAACtttataagcttcataaaactGCATTTTAGTACTGGGTTGCATTAGATTGTACAAGTGTATCTAATAAAAACTGGTGACTCAATGCAGAGAACTTggttgcttttttgttttaaaaggttATTAGAAAACCAAAATATTCCCCAACATCAACATCCTTATCCATTTATCATGGATTAACAGCAGGAATGAAGTGAAACACACGGTTAGGGTGGAAAAATCGAGTGAAACTTGCTGTCTGAACCTCACTGTTATCAACCTACATAAGTAGTATAAGTAGAAGTTTGTTGTTCTGTTCAATCTTCTTTTCATTCAATTTCAACAGATGTCCTTTTCCTGTAGTCATTGTCCTTATTATTGCACAGTTAAGGAATATATTTGCTGTTTAAACAGTCTGAATGTAGTGAGTGACAAAGTCTTTCACACTCACGCACATCTGATGTTCATGAATGTTCATCCATTTTCCTCTGGGTCCATTCAAGGCATACTGCGCACCCCCCCTTGAAAACCTTAGAGCAAATACAGTGCAGTGGTAGGTTGGGGAAGGGTAAAAATTAATCTTGGAGATGTTTCCAATTTGGACACAGAGAGTTGAGGCTTGGTAATAATGACGTTGATGCCGGTGGTAGTTGTAAAATGGGAGGGTCAGGCGTGCTGTACTGCCAACTCCTGTCCAATGAAACGGCGCAGGCGCTCCAGATACTGGCTGTACAATTCAATGTCGTTGTGTCCCGCACCTTCCACCCAGAGAGGCTCCACGGCTTTGGGGCAGCGCTCGAACAGAGCAAGGCCGTGTGAGAAGTCGATCACCTCGTCCTCTGTCCCATGAATGATGAGCACCGGAGATGTGATTTTGGACACTTTCTCAATGCTATAAAGGGAGAGTTAAGGAAAACAAAAGAGGTCACATTTGAGagataatgataaaatatacatatccaccccccccccaatcaTCTATAAATATATCATCTTGCTCTGTGGATCAGGTCATAAAAAATGTTCTGAAAAAAGTctaaatatttgaaataataaaaactttcATGGAAGCTTAATTTTGGTCTAGACTGCTACATTAATCGttatatttcatcatatttattGCTGAATATTACACTGATATTTTTACTTATCAAACACAGCATGCACAGCAGCCCACAGACTGATTAGTCAATTATAGATAAATGATAACATTTGTAGATTAATGTTACATCTGAACTGCCTCATCAATCTGTGCAGAATGATTTTGATGTCTGTGGAGAGAAACTCTAGTCTTGATATTTATCTGTAGATTATATCCTGATAGAAACGGTCATATTCATCACCAAATAAGATATACCCATGTCTGCTCAATTATCTCATCCACAAAAGTAAAGCACACAATGGTCTTATCttaaaattacaacaaaatcaTCCCGTGGAATATGGACATATTTTATgtgaaaaacagcagagaaagaaagacagacagagagagagagatacagagaaagaagggatgCCAGCTGCCCACTCTGAGCTACAATAACATGCCAACACTGGAGGTTTTCTCAGCTCACTACAGACTCAGTGAGACATTCCTTGGTTTCCTTCCACCTCTGCTCTTCACCTACACACACCATCTGGGACTAGTTTCTACATTAAGACTAGCACCGGCTGCTATTAACCCTTCATCAGATTCAGGCACTAAAACTAACCTGACAGCAAGAGCAGAAGAGGTAACCATAGTTTTATTCTATGCTGTTATTGTTTGGCCAAGAGAAGTGATTTGTGTCcatggtttaaaaataaaaatactgtaacaaCACATTACAGTCACACACAACTATGCAACAGCAAATCTCAGAGGTTTTAACTAAACtcattaaaatacttaaaatacattaaaatgatctCTGACAAGTACCAAAAAGTACAACCAACCATCTGATCTGTATTATGTAACACTACTTCATGTCACAGGATTTATATTCAAATGTGTTGTAGTAGGCTGATAATACATAATACTAATATGTCATTTTGTCAAAGGTAAATATCCACAGATGATGGCAGTTAATGGTATTTCTGGAGTTCCAGTGAGATCTACTTAAGCAAACTTAAAGCCTGGTGACAGTGAATGAGACTTAATAAATCTGATGTAACATGTCTCAGTATTTACTGCTTTTGACAGCATCTGTTCATCACACCACGCAACTGTCTGTGCTGGTTACAGTCTGGATCTATTCACCTATATTGGATGGACTTACATAAGAGGTTTTGGTAAATATTGGTGTGAGAGGATGATGGTTATTACATCTGACACGATCGTGTGTGAATGACGCACAGAAAGTCTCTGTGGAAAACGACACATACTCGAGCTGCAAGCTATACGGCAGAATATTGGTTTTGATAAGTTGCAAGATGTGAATGATCTCTGTGCAGCAAGATCACTCCTGCAAGATATCACAGACCTCTGGGGTATTAATGTTTCTCTGAAATATTACTCAATCTGGCCTACTAACGTATAATGaagatacaataaaataacCTACAGACTAACGAAAGACACTGGAGCTGTTCTTTTGGCACAGATGTTTTGTCTTGAACaaaaagctctgaactgaaagCGGCAATTATGCTTTTCTGTTGACGCAtctgtaattatgtggaaatgCCAACGTGAAGCCAAATTGTCTGTGCAATGTCATTATGTTAACACGACAACATAACATACCACCTTATTTAGGGTTTTATAAAATAAGAGTGTACAGATTTCATTCTTATGTTTCTGTAGTTGTAGGATCTATTACTTACAAAAATTGGATTGGAAATTGGAATGATACATTTctgaaaatacattattatgcAAAACACTTAGTAGCAGAGGCTCGGCTGATAATACAGAGAGACGGGCTGAAATGTGAAGAGACAATCACTAGTCAGAGACTTACTTGGGGAAAGCGTCGAAGCAGTAGgttttctttgtgtcaggaaAGGCCACTCTCATGCCTGACGTTAGAGGTGAGTGAAGGACCACTGCAGCACACTCATACCGTGATGCCAGGTCTACAGTGGGAACTGTACCAATGCTCTGTCCATACAGGATGATATTCTCTGGGCTGATGCCATACCTGGTTAAAAGCAGGGAGACAAAGATAGAGGACAACACTGacacaaatatacagaaaacCCCGGACAAAACCACATAATTACttacattattgattatttcttTGATGCCTGCCCCCCACCCTCAAAGTCAACAAAACAATCAGAGTTTTGAAGCAATAACTTGGACATTTTTGGTAATTTAATTAAGTGACAGAATGGAATAAATAGTCATAATCAACTGACTGACCATTTTAGAGTTTCTTCAGTCTATTCAGTTTGAATGAACAAATTCCATTGAACCTTCTAcaagaaaaataatttctttgTGATGTCCTCATTTCAAGGATATGGAGCACTTCCATTAAATATGACaagatttttaataaatatgctGAAATTACAGGAGACGGACTGctacacacaaaaataattcACACCAACCAACCCTTATTCAATGCTCTGCTGTGTCATGTCTTCCCTGGGCAACAGTCGCATTAAGGCAGCTCCGCTTTCACTAATGAGACACTTTATCACTCCACAATGTCCTTGAGAGACTAAACCCCCCTCAGCCTCCCCTCTCCCCACCATTCATCTCACTCTTTTATTCCCACGACATCTGTCTCAACTCTGCTCTACTCTTCATCACAGCTCTCCCCTGATCACTTGCTCTGCCTCCTTGAGTCACCCCTTCTTTGCATCTTCATCTTTACTTGACCTCATCTCTCAATTGTCATTTCTCACTCCTTCTTGCTTTTTCTCAGTACCCACAGAAGTTGAAGCCATAACACAATGACGATATAAACCGATTTACTCCTAAgctaaacatatttaaaatccTGTCGTCACACAGCAAAGCGCAGTGCGATAAATCATCCCTTGAAGGACACATATGAGTCAATTACATCCTATCATACCGTGTGCGCAGGGCGTGCCAAGCAGCATCTATGTCTGCATAGAGGTTCTTCTCAGTGGGCTTGCCAGTGCTGACGCCGTATCCTGAGTAGTCATAGGAAAAGATGTTGCAGTTGATGCGGGTGCCGAGACCGATGTAGAAACTGCTCATCTGGCCCAGGTCCACCGCATTACCATGGGAGAAAAGCACTGTAAACCTGAGAGGATAGACAAACAAAACTGAGGTTATGATATGAACATACAGAGATAGAGATGGATTTTATATGacatttatccttttttttttctcttgattCTCATAATTACAGGAGGCACCTGTTTTTCATGGCATCCTTATTCTTTGCTAAGGCCAACATTTTATATtgtagcaaaaataaaaaaggctcAGAGCTTAAAGCTCTCAGACATCATACTGAATTTCAGGCATAGAGCAGTTTTAAATTCACATAACAATGAATTCAATACATTGTACACATTTCCTCCTGGACAACTTTTCAGGCTCTCGaatcttttcttgctttaatcccTGAAAGCCGCATGTTTCTATTTGTGTAGACAACCACTATCTTTAGTTGAGGCTTTATTCAAAAGCACATGCCTCAGGATTTGTATAAATGCTGGAAATTCTATTTAAGCAAAGCCAAATGAATACATCACAGGAAGGATTAACAATaacactgaaacaaagaaacaaaccaaATTGAACATAATTAAATCCAactcgttttttttgtttgtttttttttttaaatcgacCTACAAATGTAATTCTATCCTGAGTCAAACAATGAACAACCTGCTGACAAACAAAGACAGGTTAGTTAGTCTCTCCGTCTACAAATGCAGCATAATGTCGGATGAGTTCACTGAGATGGCCCTGTGTCAAATGACTCTTACTTCTAGACATTTTGTACAACCTGAGAAGCAAGGTATCCACTATTAAGTCTGGGTATACCTGCACTTAGCTTTTATTCATGAATGCATGTCGCGCTGCCTGCAGCAACATGATACttcttctacacacacacacactaactgttTTGAGATCCTCCCTCAGTGGTTTTTTTATGAACCTGTGGCTTCGCTCTTGGCCTTTCCACTCACAAGATGGCACAACAATGACTCTGCCATATCAGGACCAGTTTGGATTCATTTTTGTGTAATACTAGATTTACATTATAACAAGATACACAGACTGTAACACAAGCCTGTCCATCTCTTTTTAATAGATTGGGTAAATTaatcagcagcagagagcagcaagATATGCATCAAACTGAAGATAAATACTTTTACATCTCTGCACATAAAATACTTCTTCTTAGGCCGTAATTgtctcataaaaaaaaatcactgccaATAAACTCAATGACACAAGCCTCCAGGAAAGATGGCCAGATAGCTAAAAATGTTTAGTCTCTGACTCACATGAAACTAATATCTTGCCACTGAGCGTGACACTCTATTACGATAGCTATCATAAACAAGAATTACAAAATGCAGAGGAAACTCAACATTCAAGTTTAATACAAACCTGCAGGACtaaaaacaagagagaaaatagaaaaaatggaTAGCAGTGATCCGCTGAAAAAGCAGGAAGAGAACATGTTTGAGTCAGCTGAGTCAACAGGGAGATAAGTAAAGGAAGTAAACCTGGATGTGAGTGGACAAGACGGACAAGAAAGGAGGGTGTGGAAACACATTTAGGGAAATGTGACACACTGTcataaaatgacaaagaaaggTCACGCATGCTGTGACGTTAAACTACTCAAAAGGTGAACCCACCTGGCACTAGGAACACAGCGAATATACATGCAGCCGACCCTGTTCCCTCGGCTGGAGCGAGTGAGAAACACCTCAGTTGTGTCCAGTTCTCTCTGGGAGTACTGAAACTCTGCTCGCTCTGTCAGGTGGAGCTTCCATCTTCCCTCTACAGCCCCAGCCCCTGCACCTCCAGCCACTGAAGCACCACTACGCACCCGCAGGCTGGATGTCCCTGTTCCCCCTGGAGCATTGGGGCCTGCCTCTGGGTCTGGGAGAAAGGTGTATGTGGGCTCAGGGGGCAGGAAGGCGAGTTTGGCTGCAATGCGGCTGGGGCAGGGTGGGCAGCAGAAGAGGCAGCAGAGCTCACTGAGAGAGAGGCCATTCATCCTTTATTGTGCACAAGGAGGACAAGAGGATTAGTGTGCTAATGAAACTACATCATCCCAGTGTAACACAATGAGATACTTATTACAGTGAAATGTACAATGCACTCGCTCAAAATGCAGCGACAATGATGATGGAAATGTTTCGAGCAAGTTTAGCG from Scomber japonicus isolate fScoJap1 chromosome 7, fScoJap1.pri, whole genome shotgun sequence encodes:
- the abhd17ab gene encoding alpha/beta hydrolase domain-containing protein 17A translates to MNGLSLSELCCLFCCPPCPSRIAAKLAFLPPEPTYTFLPDPEAGPNAPGGTGTSSLRVRSGASVAGGAGAGAVEGRWKLHLTERAEFQYSQRELDTTEVFLTRSSRGNRVGCMYIRCVPSARFTVLFSHGNAVDLGQMSSFYIGLGTRINCNIFSYDYSGYGVSTGKPTEKNLYADIDAAWHALRTRYGISPENIILYGQSIGTVPTVDLASRYECAAVVLHSPLTSGMRVAFPDTKKTYCFDAFPNIEKVSKITSPVLIIHGTEDEVIDFSHGLALFERCPKAVEPLWVEGAGHNDIELYSQYLERLRRFIGQELAVQHA